The Armatimonadota bacterium DNA window ACAAGATCCCGGTCATCCGCCACCTGCTCACCCGCGCCGACGCCCTGCTGCTGGGCGGAGCCATGACCTACACCTTCCTGAAAGCGCGGGGGCTGGAGGTCGGGAAGTCCCTGTGGGAGCCGGAGATGGTGCCCCTGGCCCGGGAGCTCATGGAGGAGGCGCAGCGACGCGAGGTCCGGCTCGAGCTGCCGGTGGACGTCGTGGTGGCGCCGGCGGCCGACCCGGGGGTGCCGCACCAGGTGGTGCCGGTGGAGGCGATCCCTCCCGAGCAGATGGGCCTGGACATCGGCCCGCGAACGCGAGAGCGCTTCGCTGCGGTGGTGGAGCGCGCGGGCACCGTGGTGTGGAACGGGCCGATGGGCGTCTTCGAGGTGCCGCCCTTCGACGCCGGCACGCGCACGGTGGCGGAGGCGATGGCCCGCTCACAGGCCATCACCGTGGTGGGCGGGGGGGACAGCGCCGCCGCCGTGCGCCGCCTGGGGTTGGAGGAGCGGATGACCCACGTCTCCACCGGCGGCGGGGCGGCCCTGGAGTTCCTGGAAGGGCGGGTCCTGCCCGGCGTCGCGGTGCTGCAGGACCGCCCGTAGGCTGCCGCCCGTCGGCTGCCGGATCGCCCGGAAGGAGGGTGGGATGGCGCGGACGCCGCTCGTGGCCGGCAACTGGAAGATGCACAAGACCACGCGGGAGGCGGCGGCGCTGGTCGAGGCCCTCAAGCCGCTCGTCGCGCCGGTGCAGGGCGTCGACATCGTCCTGTGCCCGCCCTTCACGGCGCTGCAGGAGGTCGGCCGGCTCGTCGCCGGCACGGCGCTGGAGCTGGGCGCCCAGAACATGCACTGGGAACCGCGCGGGCCCTTCACCGGCGAGGTGGCCGCGCCCATGCTCTGGGAGCTGGGGTGCACCTACGTGATCCTCGGCCACTCCGAGCGGCGGGCCCACTTCGGGGAGACCGACGAGATGGTGCGGCGCAAGGTGGCCGCCGCCTTCGCCCACGAGCTCATCCCCATCCTCTGTGTGGGGGAGACCCTGGAGGAGCGGGACGCGGGGCGCACGGAGGCGGTGGTGGCGCGGCAGCTGCGGGCGGCCGTGGAGGGGATCGGCCCCGATGAGGCCGCGGCGCTGGTGGTGGCCTACGAGCCAGTGTGGGCCATCGGCACCGGCCGCCCGGCCACTGGCCAGGAGGGGAACCGCATGGCCGGGCTCATCCGGGGATGGCTGGCGGAGTGGTTCGGGGACGCGGCGGCCCAGATGCGGGTCCTCTACGGGGGGAGCCTTACCCCCGACAACGCCGCGGAGTTCTTCACCCAGCCCGAGGTGGACGGGGGCCTGGTGGGCGGGGCCAGCCTGGAGGCGGAGAGCTTCGCCCGCATCGTGCTGGCCGCGGTCCCGGCCCTGTAGGCGGCCCTCCGGTCACGTAGTACAATCTCCCGGGGCCGCCGAGGGCGGGTGCCGGATGCCCGGCGGTGGGTGCCGGATGCCCGAGCGGGGGCAGGATGCCCGGTGCCCTGTAGGGAGGGCGTTTTGTGGAACAGGCCATCCTGATCGTCCACTTCGTCATCGCCGTCCTCCTCATCGGCGTCGTGCTGCTGCAGGGGCCGAAGGGGGAGGGGCTGGGGGCCATCGGAGGGAGCGCGCGGCTCTTCCACGGGCCGCGGCCGCGGGA harbors:
- the tpiA gene encoding triose-phosphate isomerase — its product is MARTPLVAGNWKMHKTTREAAALVEALKPLVAPVQGVDIVLCPPFTALQEVGRLVAGTALELGAQNMHWEPRGPFTGEVAAPMLWELGCTYVILGHSERRAHFGETDEMVRRKVAAAFAHELIPILCVGETLEERDAGRTEAVVARQLRAAVEGIGPDEAAALVVAYEPVWAIGTGRPATGQEGNRMAGLIRGWLAEWFGDAAAQMRVLYGGSLTPDNAAEFFTQPEVDGGLVGGASLEAESFARIVLAAVPAL
- the secG gene encoding preprotein translocase subunit SecG → MEQAILIVHFVIAVLLIGVVLLQGPKGEGLGAIGGSARLFHGPRPRETLFTRITTALAVLFVFTSTFLAFSLR